The Streptomyces sp. NBC_01775 genome includes a region encoding these proteins:
- a CDS encoding NAD(P)-binding domain-containing protein — MNDVQAVVIGAGQAGLSSAYHLRRTGFVPGEDFVVLDHSPRPGGAWQFRWPTLTYGRAHGMHALPGMELTGADPERPSSEVIGEYFAAYERTFGLRVRRPVDVREVRDAGEGVEGGEGEGGRLLVRTSEGDWSARAVINATGTWDRPFWPRVPGQETFRGRQLHTAQYPGPRSAAFEGKRVVVVGGGTSAVQHLMEIAEVAHGTVWVTRRPPAFREGPFDEERGRAAVAMVEERVREGLPPRSVVSVTGLPMTEQVRRAREQGVLERLPMFARITEDGVEWADGTRAQADTIVWATGFRPVIDHLAPLRLREPGGGVRLEGTRAVRDPRVHLVGYGPSASTIGANRAGRSAARDIQALLAERPGSAERPAAEERAAAGERPAARAPAVEGTSGPRPAQPVAA; from the coding sequence ATGAACGATGTGCAGGCCGTGGTCATCGGCGCGGGGCAGGCTGGGCTCTCCAGCGCGTACCACCTGCGGCGCACCGGGTTCGTACCGGGCGAGGACTTCGTGGTGCTGGACCACTCACCGCGTCCGGGCGGTGCCTGGCAGTTCCGGTGGCCGACGCTCACCTACGGCAGGGCACACGGGATGCACGCGCTGCCGGGCATGGAGCTGACGGGAGCTGACCCGGAGCGGCCGTCCTCCGAGGTGATCGGCGAGTACTTCGCCGCCTATGAGCGCACGTTCGGGCTGCGCGTGCGGCGGCCCGTGGATGTGCGGGAGGTACGTGACGCAGGTGAGGGTGTCGAGGGCGGGGAGGGCGAGGGCGGGCGGCTGCTCGTGCGGACCTCGGAGGGTGACTGGTCAGCGCGTGCGGTGATCAACGCGACGGGGACCTGGGACCGGCCGTTCTGGCCGCGCGTCCCCGGGCAGGAGACCTTCCGGGGGCGGCAGCTGCACACCGCGCAGTATCCGGGGCCGCGCTCGGCCGCCTTTGAGGGCAAGCGGGTGGTCGTGGTCGGCGGGGGCACCTCCGCCGTGCAGCATCTGATGGAGATCGCCGAGGTCGCGCACGGGACCGTGTGGGTCACCCGGCGTCCGCCCGCCTTTCGGGAGGGGCCGTTCGACGAGGAGCGGGGGCGTGCGGCCGTCGCGATGGTCGAGGAGCGTGTACGGGAAGGGCTGCCGCCCCGCAGTGTGGTCTCGGTGACCGGATTGCCGATGACGGAGCAGGTGCGGCGCGCCCGCGAGCAGGGGGTGCTGGAGCGGCTGCCGATGTTCGCGCGGATCACCGAGGACGGCGTGGAGTGGGCCGACGGTACCCGGGCACAGGCTGACACGATCGTGTGGGCGACCGGTTTCCGTCCTGTCATCGACCATCTCGCACCGCTGCGGCTGCGCGAGCCGGGCGGCGGTGTCCGCCTGGAGGGCACCCGGGCGGTGCGGGATCCTCGCGTGCATCTGGTCGGCTACGGGCCTTCGGCCAGCACCATCGGCGCGAACCGGGCCGGCCGGTCAGCCGCACGGGACATCCAGGCACTGCTCGCGGAGCGGCCCGGGTCTGCCGAACGGCCCGCGGCGGAAGAGCGGGCGGCGGCGGGAGAGCGGCCCGCGGCGAGGGCTCCGGCGGTCGAGGGGACCTCTGGGCCGCGTCCTGCCCAGCCCGTCGCCGCCTGA
- a CDS encoding ABC transporter ATP-binding protein/permease: MSLLMGPPAGASSSLPLTAAPIRARSVIPGRQRWEVVAIRGRPHLARLLERILQAAPGVEGAEANPVTGRVLFRHDQALTPREAAELLRRTALQVFSRTLVPRSRAPQAAPREDHGEDAGPSSRVSQRREGPHSSRSSVLLLGGGAAAVTLGCGKLCLGFLARPWVSLGIAAAATVGIVRRAWRGSDRTGSSGAPSRGPFLTRLVGKHRGRFGFAAVLSGLAQITEMGLYSLMAYGVSVLLTGGSSALAGMGLVGLASQLPFLAGATALTAACSAGLTYGAEATWDRLGQTVEHEWRTATYEHVLRLTTMHMEGERTTQTLQVLTEDIGEVGCFVGRSLHEVVQLATSLAVLVPAFLLLAPQLAWVAFAPVPVVAWLSFRFQERTATAYEASSGARSRLQGRMAGSLQAHATVKASCTEEYEAKLAAELSEEYGFAEHQTNRRSARHAQLVRMCALSAIPGTLLLGSKAVLRNELPLHRFTPLVDMPVSVLFRLNRLGAMTSSYHRSRAAFDRVRRLHELPVEPQDIPASPVPTDLAGGFALKRVNFSYSGRPPALRDLSMRIAPGQITGIVGTTGAGKTTIARLLMRFVDPTEGEVQLDGVDIRTMPLRQLRGAIGYVSQEPFLFDGTIADNIRYGTFDADDKGVAQAAEAAGADLFIQALPDGYDTKVGEGGAALSGGQKQRVALARTILGNPPVVILDEATSAVDNETEAAIQRGLDTFAHKRTLLVIAHRLSTIRNADAIYVLERGGRVSEQGTHSELVLRGGRYAALWRLQAGEEPSRRNAG; the protein is encoded by the coding sequence ATGTCTCTTCTGATGGGTCCTCCGGCGGGCGCCAGCTCATCGCTCCCTTTGACCGCGGCGCCGATCCGCGCGCGGTCCGTCATCCCGGGACGGCAACGCTGGGAGGTGGTGGCGATCCGTGGCCGTCCCCACCTCGCCCGGTTGCTGGAGCGCATTCTCCAGGCGGCTCCGGGAGTTGAGGGGGCAGAGGCCAACCCGGTCACCGGACGGGTGTTGTTCCGCCACGATCAAGCGCTGACGCCCCGCGAGGCAGCCGAACTCCTGCGCCGGACCGCGCTCCAGGTGTTCAGCCGGACCCTGGTCCCCCGCAGCCGGGCACCGCAGGCGGCACCACGCGAGGACCACGGCGAGGACGCCGGTCCGTCTTCCCGCGTCAGTCAGCGGCGCGAAGGACCGCACTCCTCCCGCAGCTCGGTGCTGCTGCTCGGTGGTGGGGCTGCCGCCGTGACCCTGGGGTGCGGGAAGTTGTGTCTGGGGTTCCTGGCCCGCCCTTGGGTCAGTCTGGGCATCGCCGCCGCGGCGACAGTGGGCATCGTCCGGAGGGCCTGGCGCGGATCCGACCGCACGGGCTCCTCCGGGGCGCCCTCGCGCGGCCCCTTCCTGACGCGTCTCGTCGGCAAGCACCGAGGCAGGTTCGGCTTTGCGGCGGTGCTCTCCGGGCTCGCTCAGATCACGGAGATGGGCCTGTACTCGCTCATGGCGTACGGGGTCAGCGTTCTCCTCACAGGCGGCAGTTCCGCACTCGCCGGTATGGGGCTGGTCGGTCTGGCCTCGCAGCTGCCGTTCCTGGCGGGTGCCACCGCGCTGACCGCCGCCTGCTCCGCAGGGCTGACGTACGGCGCCGAGGCCACCTGGGACCGGCTCGGGCAGACGGTTGAACACGAGTGGCGGACTGCCACCTACGAGCACGTGCTGCGATTGACGACGATGCACATGGAAGGTGAGCGGACCACCCAGACCCTTCAGGTGCTGACCGAGGATATCGGGGAGGTGGGGTGCTTCGTCGGACGCTCCCTGCACGAAGTGGTCCAGCTGGCCACCAGTCTCGCGGTGTTGGTACCGGCGTTCCTTCTTCTGGCTCCGCAGCTCGCCTGGGTTGCCTTCGCCCCTGTGCCGGTTGTCGCCTGGCTCTCGTTCCGGTTCCAGGAGCGTACCGCCACCGCCTATGAGGCGTCTTCCGGAGCGCGCTCCCGGCTCCAGGGCAGGATGGCCGGCAGTCTGCAAGCGCACGCGACCGTCAAAGCATCGTGCACCGAGGAGTACGAGGCGAAGCTGGCCGCTGAGTTGAGTGAGGAGTACGGATTCGCCGAGCACCAGACCAATCGCAGGTCGGCACGCCACGCTCAGCTCGTGCGGATGTGTGCTCTGTCCGCCATTCCCGGCACTCTGCTGCTGGGCAGTAAGGCCGTGCTGCGGAACGAACTGCCCCTGCACCGCTTCACTCCGCTCGTGGACATGCCGGTGTCAGTGCTCTTCCGGCTGAACCGGCTCGGTGCCATGACCAGCAGTTACCACCGTTCCCGCGCCGCTTTCGACCGCGTACGGCGCCTGCACGAGCTGCCCGTCGAGCCCCAGGACATCCCCGCGTCTCCGGTTCCGACGGACCTTGCCGGGGGCTTCGCCCTGAAACGGGTGAACTTCTCCTATTCCGGACGCCCGCCCGCGCTACGTGACCTGTCGATGCGAATCGCCCCGGGGCAGATCACCGGTATCGTCGGGACGACCGGAGCGGGCAAGACCACCATCGCCCGGCTCCTGATGCGCTTCGTGGACCCGACCGAAGGAGAGGTCCAGCTCGACGGCGTCGACATCCGCACCATGCCCCTGCGTCAGCTGCGCGGTGCGATCGGTTACGTCTCCCAGGAACCGTTTCTCTTCGACGGCACGATTGCCGACAACATTCGTTACGGCACCTTCGACGCCGACGACAAGGGTGTCGCCCAGGCAGCGGAGGCGGCGGGTGCGGACTTGTTCATCCAGGCGCTGCCCGACGGCTACGACACCAAGGTCGGGGAAGGCGGCGCAGCGCTGTCCGGTGGCCAGAAACAGCGTGTCGCGCTCGCCCGCACCATCCTCGGCAATCCCCCCGTCGTGATCCTCGACGAGGCCACGTCCGCCGTCGACAACGAGACCGAAGCCGCCATCCAGCGTGGCCTCGACACCTTCGCGCACAAGCGGACCCTCCTTGTCATCGCCCACCGGCTCTCCACCATCCGCAACGCGGACGCGATCTACGTCCTGGAGCGCGGTGGCAGAGTGAGCGAGCAGGGGACCCACTCCGAGCTCGTACTGCGCGGCGGCCGATACGCCGCCCTGTGGCGTTTGCAGGCCGGCGAAGAGCCGAGTCGGCGGAACGCGGGCTGA
- a CDS encoding methyltransferase — protein sequence MATDPEPHAAPETHQDSPAPVIRFLAQQASTADQLLLFANGQRIAAALHVVAQLDIAALLADGECDVETLARATGCRASSLERVLRCTALIGVFTESSPGRFSLTPAAELLCSDRPDSLRPVVLLDNSVSLARSLTRLLSSVREGKPGFAQEYGASFTGPPQEGVPESVRTARSLHAQVTTALSRGAAEQCLAHHQELGAFGRVADLTPGDGRFLRELLHRRPEATGVFVGPADQVAVARRPLRSPETSERIEALAVDILDPEDTGALPQDCDAYLLRAVLHALSDEAAGAVLRRVREAIGERKARLLVLDHVVAAGDAWDPAKILDIDMLAVYGGRERNAAQWHRLLRAAGFAAVDHRCLGTGPTRPAHEQGPAASSSEEPAAWSLLVAHPD from the coding sequence GTGGCAACCGATCCGGAGCCGCACGCTGCCCCGGAAACCCATCAAGACTCTCCCGCACCTGTCATCCGGTTCCTTGCGCAGCAAGCCAGTACGGCCGACCAACTCCTGCTGTTCGCCAACGGCCAACGGATCGCCGCCGCGCTCCATGTCGTTGCCCAGCTCGACATCGCCGCTCTGCTGGCCGATGGTGAGTGCGACGTCGAAACTCTGGCGCGGGCAACGGGCTGCCGCGCCTCCTCGCTGGAACGCGTGCTCCGGTGCACTGCCCTGATCGGGGTGTTCACCGAGTCGTCTCCCGGACGCTTCTCGCTCACCCCGGCCGCCGAACTGCTGTGCAGCGACCGGCCGGACAGCCTGCGACCGGTGGTGCTGCTCGACAACTCGGTCTCCCTGGCGCGCTCCCTGACCCGCCTGCTGTCCAGCGTGCGTGAGGGGAAGCCGGGCTTCGCCCAGGAGTACGGCGCCTCCTTCACCGGCCCACCGCAGGAGGGTGTACCCGAAAGCGTGCGGACGGCGCGCTCCTTGCACGCGCAGGTGACCACGGCGCTCTCCCGTGGTGCGGCCGAGCAGTGCCTGGCGCACCACCAGGAACTCGGCGCGTTCGGCCGGGTCGCGGACCTCACGCCAGGAGACGGGCGGTTCCTTCGCGAACTGCTGCACCGCCGCCCCGAGGCGACCGGCGTGTTCGTCGGCCCCGCCGACCAAGTGGCCGTCGCACGCCGCCCCTTGCGGAGCCCAGAGACCTCAGAACGTATCGAAGCGCTGGCCGTCGACATCCTCGACCCGGAGGACACGGGCGCCCTGCCCCAGGACTGCGACGCCTACCTGCTGCGGGCGGTCCTGCACGCACTCTCCGACGAGGCGGCCGGCGCCGTGCTGCGCCGAGTACGGGAGGCCATCGGCGAGCGGAAGGCGCGATTGCTGGTTCTCGACCACGTCGTCGCCGCTGGCGACGCCTGGGATCCCGCGAAGATCCTCGACATCGACATGCTGGCGGTCTACGGCGGACGCGAACGCAATGCCGCCCAGTGGCACCGGCTCCTTCGTGCAGCCGGTTTCGCCGCGGTCGACCACCGCTGCCTGGGCACCGGGCCGACGCGGCCCGCCCATGAGCAGGGCCCGGCCGCCTCCTCATCAGAGGAGCCGGCCGCCTGGTCGCTCCTGGTGGCTCACCCGGACTGA
- a CDS encoding SAM-dependent methyltransferase, translated as MSVVDNPSASLYEDAGIDFFAGWMDSRITMSCALWGADNDPAPDLETAQHRKLREFADLAGVAPGHRVVDIGSGFGGMLDYLARERRVSAAVGLNSSAVQCRESLGQELPAVRVRHTEYQDYLPTEPFDAAVCVEMIEHLALPEDFAAGTHIDRYRDLLQRVHAWTRPGARFVIEATVNPGAARRSRSEYERLMADMQLTGQPPHLADLLHAADGLWEPLRVETHRDDYLRTYDAWIESIRDQQEAARARWGKSLVDGNLELIRFEREAFRAGALSVAFLTLRRIDASS; from the coding sequence GTGAGCGTCGTCGATAATCCGTCCGCGTCTCTTTACGAGGACGCGGGAATCGATTTCTTCGCCGGGTGGATGGACTCCCGGATCACCATGAGTTGTGCGCTCTGGGGCGCCGACAACGACCCGGCACCCGACCTGGAGACGGCACAGCACCGGAAGCTCCGGGAGTTCGCCGATCTCGCCGGTGTGGCCCCGGGGCACCGGGTCGTCGACATCGGCTCGGGCTTCGGCGGCATGCTCGACTACCTGGCCCGGGAGCGCCGGGTATCCGCAGCGGTCGGGCTCAATTCCTCGGCCGTGCAGTGCCGGGAGTCACTCGGGCAGGAGCTGCCCGCGGTACGGGTACGGCACACCGAGTACCAGGACTACCTGCCCACCGAACCCTTCGACGCCGCGGTCTGCGTCGAGATGATCGAACACCTGGCGCTCCCGGAGGACTTCGCCGCCGGCACCCACATCGACCGGTATCGGGACCTCCTTCAGCGGGTGCATGCCTGGACCCGGCCAGGTGCCCGGTTCGTGATCGAGGCCACGGTGAATCCGGGAGCGGCGCGCCGTTCCCGGAGCGAGTACGAACGCCTGATGGCGGACATGCAGCTGACCGGTCAGCCGCCGCACCTGGCGGATCTCCTGCACGCGGCGGACGGGCTGTGGGAACCCCTGCGCGTGGAGACCCATCGGGACGACTACCTCCGCACCTACGACGCCTGGATCGAGAGCATCCGCGACCAGCAGGAAGCCGCCCGCGCCCGGTGGGGCAAGAGTCTGGTGGACGGGAACCTCGAACTGATCCGTTTCGAGCGTGAGGCTTTCCGGGCCGGCGCACTGTCGGTCGCCTTCCTGACTCTCCGGAGGATCGATGCCTCCTCGTGA
- a CDS encoding pyridoxamine 5'-phosphate oxidase family protein → MSTVMDSKQREDFLSSVHVGVLSVASAAETGRAPLTVPVWYRYEPGGEVVCVMGSDSRKARLIEAAGEFSLCVQEESEPYRYVSVQGPATVLHDGGNMAEHRALAYRYLEPDAAEHYLSGADFDLSATVTVQMRPRRWYSADFSRTPATEQSPHHETAPHSPRPVPQPS, encoded by the coding sequence ATGTCTACCGTCATGGACTCGAAGCAGCGGGAGGACTTCCTTTCCAGCGTGCACGTCGGCGTGCTGAGCGTGGCGTCCGCGGCGGAGACGGGCAGAGCTCCACTGACGGTTCCGGTCTGGTACAGGTACGAGCCGGGCGGTGAGGTCGTATGCGTCATGGGGAGCGATTCACGTAAGGCGCGGCTCATCGAAGCCGCCGGCGAGTTCTCCCTGTGCGTGCAGGAAGAGAGCGAGCCGTACCGGTACGTGAGCGTGCAGGGTCCCGCCACCGTCCTCCACGACGGCGGGAACATGGCCGAGCACCGCGCGTTGGCCTATCGCTACCTGGAGCCGGACGCCGCGGAACACTATCTGAGCGGAGCGGACTTCGACCTCTCCGCGACGGTGACGGTCCAGATGCGTCCGCGACGCTGGTACTCCGCCGACTTCTCCCGCACACCCGCGACCGAGCAGAGCCCCCATCACGAGACGGCCCCGCACAGTCCGCGGCCCGTCCCGCAACCCTCATGA
- a CDS encoding secondary thiamine-phosphate synthase enzyme YjbQ codes for MTDALRTHVLDVTTGSSETVFDLTRDCEAFLADAANGKDGLLNVFVPHATAGIAVLETGAGSDDDLLAALRDLLPADNRWRHQHGTPGHGRDHVLPALVPPHATLPVLAGHLELGTWQSVCLVDTNGDNVNRQVRLSFLGGVGEH; via the coding sequence ATGACCGACGCACTGCGCACCCACGTCCTCGACGTCACCACCGGCTCCTCCGAGACCGTCTTCGACCTCACCCGGGACTGCGAGGCATTCCTGGCCGACGCGGCGAACGGCAAGGACGGGCTGCTCAACGTCTTCGTCCCCCATGCCACCGCCGGCATCGCGGTCCTGGAGACCGGCGCGGGCAGCGACGACGACCTGCTCGCCGCGCTGCGTGACCTGCTCCCCGCCGACAACCGCTGGCGCCACCAGCACGGCACCCCCGGCCACGGCCGAGACCACGTACTCCCCGCCCTGGTCCCACCCCACGCCACCCTCCCCGTCCTCGCCGGCCACCTGGAACTGGGCACCTGGCAGTCGGTCTGCCTGGTCGACACGAACGGTGACAACGTCAACCGTCAGGTTCGGTTGTCCTTCCTTGGTGGCGTTGGCGAGCACTGA
- a CDS encoding class I SAM-dependent DNA methyltransferase yields MTLAQAHGEPPADGLDHVRDQYDRMAAAYDVISEWDDYAHWVALYHQLIDQHGAPGRELVDLGCGTGKGTLRLAASGFTVTGIDLSPEMIRAARAKPGAEQVRFLIGDVRKLPQVGTFDVAVTLGLPLNHLEDDTELLEAFQGVARLLRPGGLFVFDLNTAGFCRGWAERPTVVSEKSDRYTVMRGSSSPRHPEAVDVRIDHFSTSDGATWERSSAEYSLSYFSPPVVARLLAAAGFTQVACHGLDHDGLHSDDDQQRDTTRLVVARVKRADATADPPPAGRPRR; encoded by the coding sequence GTGACACTTGCCCAAGCCCACGGAGAACCCCCGGCCGACGGCCTCGACCACGTACGCGACCAGTACGACCGCATGGCTGCGGCTTACGACGTGATCAGCGAATGGGACGACTACGCCCACTGGGTCGCCCTCTACCACCAGCTGATCGACCAGCACGGTGCTCCGGGCAGGGAGCTGGTCGACCTGGGATGCGGCACCGGCAAGGGAACCCTGCGACTTGCGGCGTCCGGCTTCACCGTGACCGGCATCGACCTGTCCCCGGAGATGATCCGCGCGGCGCGGGCAAAACCCGGAGCGGAACAGGTCCGCTTCCTCATCGGCGACGTGCGAAAGCTCCCGCAGGTGGGGACCTTCGACGTGGCCGTCACGCTGGGCCTTCCGCTGAACCACCTCGAAGACGACACAGAGCTGCTCGAAGCCTTCCAGGGGGTCGCCCGCCTCCTGAGGCCGGGCGGACTGTTCGTCTTCGACCTCAACACAGCCGGGTTCTGCCGCGGCTGGGCCGAGAGGCCGACGGTGGTGTCGGAGAAGTCCGACAGGTACACGGTGATGCGCGGCAGCTCATCGCCGCGGCATCCTGAAGCCGTCGATGTACGCATCGATCACTTCAGCACCTCAGACGGTGCCACCTGGGAACGCTCCAGCGCTGAATACTCCCTCAGCTACTTCTCGCCCCCGGTCGTCGCGCGTCTGCTGGCAGCAGCCGGATTCACGCAGGTGGCATGCCACGGTCTCGACCACGACGGGCTGCACTCCGACGACGACCAACAACGCGACACAACGCGGCTGGTGGTTGCCCGCGTAAAAAGGGCAGACGCCACTGCGGACCCGCCGCCGGCGGGTCGACCGCGTCGTTGA